A region from the Lolium perenne isolate Kyuss_39 chromosome 4, Kyuss_2.0, whole genome shotgun sequence genome encodes:
- the LOC139830175 gene encoding uncharacterized protein, with the protein MEDHMASMAARVEPITKLGWELRKAAEELVPMLWPEEAAPQDISGLISAMERAPDRFLDWKESATRAGADMALSFVLSWYNEVDLGQLEFRRAGVEDKLPADLKAARLARASTIAEFVDKALFVADPNPPPSDGEYVDDEEAEDVPEDDPAAGSTDAPPA; encoded by the coding sequence atggaggatcacatggcgtccatggctgcccgcgtcgagcctatcaccaagctcggctgggaacttcggaaggcggctgaagagctggtgcccatgctgtggcctgAAGAGGCGGCACCGCAGgatatctccggcctcatctccgcgatggagcgggcgccggaccgcttcctcgactggaaggagtcggccacgcgcgccggtgccgacatggcgctgtccttcgtcctctcctggtacaacgaggtggacctggggcagcttgagttccggcgagccggcgtggaggacaagctcccagccgatctcaaggccgcccgccttgctcgagccagcaccatcgccgagttcgtcgacaaggccctcttcgtcgcggacccgaaccctcctccatccgatggggAGTATGTGGacgatgaggaggcggaggacgtgcctgaggacgacccggcagccggctccactgatgcccctccggcttag